The genome window GGCTACTGCGCTCGGCGGGCGTGACCAGCTTGGTGGACGTGCGCACCGCCCCTGGCAGCCGCCGCAATCCGGACATGGCCAGGTCCGCGATGGAGCACTGGCTGCCACGGGAGAACATCGCCTACCGCTGGGACCGACGCCTGGGCGGGTTCCGGAAGCTTGCTCCCGAGTCGCCCGATCTCATGTGGAGGAACGAGGCGTTCAGGGCGTACGCGGGCCACATGCGCACTCCGGAGTTCGTCGACGCCGCGGACGACCTGGCCGAAGAGGCCCGCACCCGCACCACCGCGATCATGTGCAGCGAGTCCGTGTGGTGGCGTTGCCACCGGCGGATGATCTCCGACTTCCTGCAACTCACCCGCGGAATCGGTGTGCGGCACCTGATGCACGACGGCTCGACCACGGAACACCGGCCCATCCGCGGGGTACGGGTACGCGACGACGGACTGCTCGTCTACGACGGCGGCCAGCAGACGCTGGACAGCACTTGATGAACACCGAACGTGACAACCTGAGGTGGAGCCGCTCGTCACCGCCGAACTCCGACGGTCCGAATCAGGACTCCCCGCCCCGATCTTCCCCTGCGGCAGCAGCGCCAGGCTCGGCACGGCTCGTGATCTCGAAGCGGTACCGCCCGGTCAGCACACCGCCGGGATCCAACGGCAGGCGGTGGTGGAACGCCAGGGCCGGGCAGGCGCCGGGGTACTCCGCGCTTCGGACGAACCACGTCGCAGGGTCGGCATCCGCCGAAGCGAAGGTGACCACGGCCGTCTTCCCGGTGAACGTCAGGCTCCGAGCCGACGTGCCGTTGACGGCGTGCTCGCCGTCAGCGTCCTCAGTGGACACCGCGCCGTCGCGGAACGTCGCCGCCCCGCGCCAGAAGAGACCGCCGTAGCCCGCGCCGGAACGGCCGGCGGTCGCCGGGCTGCCCAGGTGCACGCAACGGTCGGAGACGTTGCGCAGCCGGTAGGACCAGTGCAGTACCCACTTGCCGACGCGCGGATCGACGCCGTCCACGCGCAGCACGCGCGCCTCCGCCAACACCACGCGGCCGTCGGCCGCCAGCCACGACAGCTCCTCGGTGAGTTCGCAGGAGTCGGCCGACACCGACACGTCCGCCCATCGGCGGTGGCGGATCTCGCCGTGGTCCTCGCGGTACCGGTAGCCCGAGCCGTCGACGTAGGTGGGTCCGCCCCAGAAGTTGTCGCCCTCCACGTCGGCGACCGCCATGCTGATGCCGAGGTGCCAGGGATGGTCCTCCGGACCCACCGCGGTGATCTCGTCACCCGCCAGGGTGCGGACCGGGTGCGCGTACGATCGCGGCGAGTCGGTGCGCGCGAGGTCCGGCCGGAAGAGGTAGCGCAGCAGGGTGGTGCCGCCGAAGCCCACGTCGACGGCATCGGCGGTCATGCACAGCGCCAGCTCACTCACGAGACGTGCTCCCGCTCGCCCATTCAATGCCCTGTTCCGAGAACAACGCCATGTCTTCCGCCGCCCTCCGGACGAACTCGTCGACGCCGTGGATGACCCGCCCCGAGTCGTCGTGCCAGTACCGAGGGGGAACGGGCCGGACCCGCTGCTCCTGCCGCACCGCGTCGACCACCGCCGTGAACGCGCCGCTGCGGTGCAGCGGAGCGAGCAGCGGTGTGGACCGCCCCGCCGCGATGTGGGCGAGCAGGTCCTCCAGCAGGTCGGTGCGGCCGTAGGTGCGTTGCCAGGACCCGGATTCGCGGGTTTCGACGGTCAGCCGGTCGCGCTCGTAGTGCAGGGCCGCCCGCCCCTCTTCGCCGTGCACCACGACGTAGGGGTCCTGATCACGCGGCCCGCACACGGTGGTGGCCACCACGACCGCGGTGGAACCGCCGAACCGCGCCCGCATGCAGGCGGTGTCGTCGGCTTCGATGTCGTGCGCGCGGTAGAGCTCCACCTCGACGCCGTCCGGAGTCCGTTCCGGCGAACCCGGTTGCGCGACCGCGAACGCCGTGGCGACCGCGTGCGCGAACGGGTTGGTCAGCGTGCCGTCCACGACCGCCTCGCCGTCGAGCCAGCGACGACCCGCCCAGGGTGCTCGGCGGTAGTACGCGAAGGGCCGCACCCAGACCCCGGCGCCGCCGATGCCGGTCACCGCGCCGAGCGCTCCCGAGCCGATCAGCCCGGTCAGTGCGGGAAGGGCGTGCGAACCGAGGCTCTGGAAGCCGACCTGCACCGACCGGCCCGCCTCCGCCGCAAGAGCGCACAGCTGCGACAGCTCGTCGCTGCTGGTCACCGGCGGCTTCTCCAGCAGGACATCGGTGCCGGCGCGCAGTGCCGCGGCGGCGAGCCTCGCATGCGTCGGGATGGGGCTCGCGATGACGGTGACGTCGATGTGGTGTCGCGCGAGGAGCTCGCCGAGATCGTCGTACACCGGGACCGGGCCGAGTTCGGCGGTGCGCACGGCCGGGGCCGGGTCGCAGGCCGCCGCCAGCCTCGCCTCGCCCGCCCGGCACAGCCGCCGCAGGTTGCGCAGATGCCAAGCGCCGTAACCGCCGACACCCACCAGCGCCACTTCGCGCAACGGACAATCCCATCCGTAGAAAGCGCTTGCTATCCGAGTAAGCTAGGCACCCGCTTGGCAACTGTCAACGCGGCGGCCCGCCGGCCGTGGAGGAGGACCGCGAAGGAGAGCCGATGGCCTCGACGCTCGCCGACGTCGCGGCACGGGCCGGGGTGTCCACCGCGACCGTCTCCCGGGTGCTCAACGGCAACTACCCGGTCTCGGCCGCGACCCGGGAACGGGTGCACCGGGCGGTCGAAGAGCTCAGCTACGTCGGCAACGCGCCGGCCCGCGCGCTGGCCGCGCACTCCTCCGACGTGATCGGCGTGATCGTCAGCGACGTCTCCGACCCGTTCTTCGGCATCCAGGCCAGCGGCCTGCAGTGGGAGGCCGCCGACTCCGGCCTGCTCGCGGTCATCTGCAACACCGCCGGTTCGCCCGCCGCCGAGCTGAAGTACCTCCGGCTGCTGCTGGGCCAGCGCATGCGCGCGATCGTGCTCACCGGCGGCGGAAGCGACGAGCCCGAGCACCTCGACGCCACCGCGGCGCTGATCGGCCAGGCGCAGTCGGCGGGTACGGCGGTCGTGCTCTGCGGCAGGCCGGCCCCGCCCGGGGTCGAGGCGCCGGTGATCGCCTACGACAACCGAGGCGGCGCACAGGCGCTGACCAGGCACGTGCTGGCCATGGGCCACCGCAGGATCGCCTACGTCGCCGGGCCGCCTGGCCACGGCACGACGCGAAGCCGCCTGGACGGCCACCGCGGGGCCCTGGCCAATGCGGGGCTGGGCGACGGTGCGACTCCGGTGGTCCACGGGGACTTCTCCCGCGCCTCCGGTTTCGACGCGGCGCTGGAGCTGATGCGCGTCGCGAGCGGCAGCACCGCCGTGGTCGTGGCCAACGACCTGATGGCGCTGGGCGTGATCGCCGCGCTGCGCCAGCACGGAGTGGCGGTGCCCGAAGACGTCTCCGTCGCCGGCTTCGACGATCTGCCCGCCGCGGTGGACGCGGTGCCCGCGCTGACCACCGTCCGGCTCCCGCTGCGGGAGGGCGCCAGGCGCGCAGGCCGGATCGCCGCCGGAGCCGAGCCGCTCACCGCCCCCGGCCGGATCCTGTGGATGCCCGCCGAACTGCTGGCCAGGGAGTCGGTGGCACCACCGGGCGCCGGACTTCCGCAGTGGGCTCCTCGCTGAGTGCCGGTCTCTGACCCCCCTCGCGTGGCGGCGTGGGTGGCGGTGGCGAGGGCGGTCCAAGCGGCTGCGCCGCTTCGAAGATCATCGAAGACAGGGTCTGAGGCGCGTCCGTCCGGCGGCGCGATCGCGAGCGCGGCCCGACTCGGGCGTGCCGCATTCGGCCGTTGACGCGCCCGGAGGCTACCTCTAGCCTTCCGCGGCAAGGCTAGTAAGCGCTTTCTACGCGGGCCGAACGCAGCGCGGAGGTGAACCCCGATGCGACGGAGCACGGGAACTGTCATCGGCGCGGCGGCGGTCGCGCTGGCCACGCTCGCGGCGTGCGCGCCCGGCACCGACTTCGGTCCGGCGAGCAACGGCTCCCCGCCCGGCCACCTGACCTACGCCTACTTCACCGACGGGCCCGACGAGAAGGTGACCCGCGACCTGATCGCCGAGTTCGAGCGGCGCACCGGCGCCACAGTGGACCTCCAGATACTTCCCTATTCCGAGCTGGAGCAGCAGTTGCAGGGCAGGCTGGCCGCGGGGCACGCGCCCGACATCGCCCGGCTGACCAACCTCAGCCCGTTCCGCAGCGACCTGCTGAACCTCTCGGCCAACGGCGCCGACATCGGCGACCAGTTCCTCGACCAGGCCCGGGAGACCACCAGCGGCCCCGCCGGGGAGACGGTGGCCGTCGCCAGCGACCTGACCATGAACGGCCCGCTGGTCAACACCGATCTGTTCGCCAGGGCGGGCGTGGCGTTGCCGCCGAAAGACCGGCCCGTGAGCTGGCCCGAGCTGCTCGCCAAGGCCAGAGAGGTGCAGCAGAAGTCCGGCTCGCCCTACGCCATCGCGTTCGACAAGTCCGGCGCCCGAGTCGCCGGCCTGTACAACCAGTTCGGCACGAACTACTTCGGCACCGACGGCGCGGTGCAGCTCGACCCCGCCAAGGCCGCCGCCGCCACGCGGCTGTTCGTGGACCTGAACAACGACGGCACGATGTACCGGGACTTCTGGGTGCAGTCGGGCACCAAGTACGAGGGCGCCGACGACATGTTCCTGCGCGAGGACGTGCCGGTCTACTTCAGCGGCAACTGGCAGATGGGCCAGTTCGACCAGGAAGCCCGGTTCGGCTGGACCGTGCTGCCGAACCCGTGCGCCGAGCGCTGCGGCGGGTTCCCCGGCGGCAAGTTCATGGTGGCGTTGCGCCAGACCACGAACCCGCGGCTGGCCGCCGAGTTCGTCGCGTTCATGAACTCCCGCCAGGCGCAGGAGAAGTACGCCGAGAAAGCGCACTTCCTGCCCACCCGCAAGGACCTCCTCGCCGAAGGCGTGGACTACCCCCGGCGCGACGCGGAGATGGACGTCTTCCTCGACGACGTCAGGCGGACCGATCCAGCCGCCTTCAGCTCTGCCTACAGCCCCGGCATGGACTCGACCGCCGACGCGGTGGTCGACGAGCTGGCAGCGGCGATCGTCGGCAGGCAGTCGGTGCCCGAGACCGTGGCGAGGATGCGGACCTCGGCGCAGGAGGCACTGGAGGCGTCCATCCCATGACGACCACCGAGTCCCCGCCCGCCACGAGCGTGCGACCGCCGTCGGCGCGCAAGCGGGGCGTCAAACCGTGGAACCAGCGCCTGGCGCCATACCTGTTCGTGCTGCCGAACATGCTGGTGTTCGGGGTCTTCATCATCTACCCGGCGCTCAACGGCTTCAACATCAGCCTCTACAACAGCAACAACGGCCGGGCCTTCACGCCGGTCGGCACCAAGAACTACCGCAGGCTGTTCACCGACGAGGAGTTCTGGCAGGCCGCCGGCGCGACGGTGATCTTCGTGGTGGCCTTCGTCGCCGTCTGCACCGCGGCATCGATCGGCCTGGCGATGCTGCTGACCAAGCCGATCAGGGCCCGCGGCTTCTTCCGCGCCGTCTTCTTCCTGCCCGTGCTGCTCTCCCCGGTGGTGGTCGGGCTGCTGTGGAGCTGGATCCTGGAACGGCGTTCGGGCGCGCTCAACGCGATCCTCGGCGCGGTCGGGCTGCCCGAACCGGGTTGGCTGGTCAGCGGCCCGCTCGCGCTCGGCGCGACGGTCTTCGTCGGGGTGTGGGCGCACGCGGGCTTCTACACGCTGATCATGATGGCGGGTCTGCAGGCCATCGACAGCTCCTACTACGAGGCCGCGCACCTGGACGGGGCCGGGGCGTGGCACCGGTTCCGCCACATCACCTGGCCGCTGCTGCGGCCGACGACGCTGGTGGTGGTGATCCTGGCGATGATCGCAGGTTTCCAGTCCTTCGACTTCATCTACACGCTCAGCGGCGGCGGACCGCTCGGGGCCACGACCCTGATGGTGCAGTACATCTACGAGCACGCGTTCCAGTCGCCGATCCAGTACGGGCTGGCGGCCGCGGGCTCGGTGGTGCTGTTCTGCACGATCTTCGCGCTCACGGTCCTGAACTTCCTGTACGGCCGCAGGAAGGAGTCGATGTGATCGGCGCGCTGCGTCCGGACCGCCGCAAGTCTCCGGCGCCGTCGTGGACCGGAACCTCCGGAGGACCTCCGCCGAGAACCGGCCAAGTGCTCACCTACGCCGCGCTGATCGCGCTGAGCGTGCTGGTGCTGGCACCGGTGGTGTGGTCGGTGCTGGCGTCGTTCAAGACCCGCACCGAACTCGCGGCGCGACCGCCGAGCCTGCTGCCCGAGACATTCCGGCTGGACAACTACACCGGTGCGCTCTCGGAGTTCGACTTCGGCGTCTACGTCACCAACAGCGCGATCGTCACGGTGGGCGCGACGGTGCTCACCCTGGCGATCAACGCGATGGCGGCCTACGCGCTGGCGAAGTACAACTTCCGCGGCCGCAACGCCCTGTTCCTGGTCACACTGGGCACGATCATGATCCCGTTGCAGATCATCCTGATCCCGCTGCACCAGGTCGTCGCGCAGCTCGGGATGACCAACTCGCTGCTCGGCATGATCATCCCGCCCGCCGCCACCCCCACCGGGGTCTTCCTGCTGCGCCAGTACATGCTCACCATCCCGGACGAGCTGATCGAGGCCGCCAGGGTGGACGGCGCGGGCGAGCTGCGGATCTTCCTGCGCCTGGTGCTGCCGCTGTGCCGTCCCGCGCTGGCGGTGGTGACGATCTTCTCGGTGATCTGGCGGTGGAACGACTTCCTCTGGCCGCTGGTGATCGCGCAGTCGCAGGACCTCTACACCCTGCCGGTGGCCATCGCGCAGTTCAACAGCCAGGAAGTGGTGCCGTTCAACTACATCCTGGCGATGTCGGTGGTCAGCATGATCCCGGTGGTCATCTTCCTGATCCTCCAGAAGCACGTGGTGCGCGGTATCGCGCAAACCGGACTGAAGTGAGGTTGGCAACCATGACCGGACGCACCGTGCACCGGCTCGACGAGGCAGGCACCGTCCGCGACTGGCTGGTGGCGGGAGCGTGGGCCGAGCCGGTCGCTGCCCTGCCGGACCTGGTGCCCTCGACCGGATCGCCCTGGGGCCGCGACGGCAGATGGGTGCTCACCAACGGCCCGGACGTCACCCCGCTGAAAGCCCGGCTCTACCAGGCGGCGCCCTTGCGCGAGCAGGTGCCGCCCGAGGTCGTCGAAGGCGGCCCCGTCAGCTACACGGGCCCGGACGGCTCCGCGCACACCGGCACCTGGCGACGGACGCACACGGCCGGGGACGGTCTCGTCGACTGGAGCGAGTTCTGCTTCACCCCGCAATGCCGGGTCGCACTCGCGGCGACCGCGCTCGAGGTCGACCAGGCGGAGTGGCGGACGCTGCGGTTGGCGAGCACCGGGCCGACGCTGCTCTACGTCAACGGTGAATGCGTGGCGCGCTCGGAGTCGGTGGCCTACATGGAGCCCGCCGAGCAGACGACGAGGGTGTGGCTGCCACCGGGCGTGAACGAGGTCGTGGTGTGCTCCTGGCAGGTCGGGTTCCGGGAGTGCCGCCAGATCGTCCGGCTGCGCGTCGAGGGCCTGCCGGTCCGGGTCGTGCTGCCCAGCCCAGGAGCCGACGAACGGCTCGGCGAGCTCGCCGAGCAGGTGCTCGACTCGGTCGGCACGCCGTCGTGGAGCAACCTCGGCACCGAGGTCGAGCTGCACGGGCCGGACGGACCCGCGCTGCGCGTCGAGGTCGGCGGCGCCGGCAGGCAGGTCCGGCTCGACGGTGGGAAGGCGGTCGTCGAGCTGCCTCCGCCCGACTCGGGCGAGCGGGACTCCGCGTCGATGCTCAGCACCGGGGAAGCCGTTCTGCGGGTGTTCCTGGACGACGAGCGCTCCCCCGTCTTCCGCGAGTTCCCCGTCCGGCTGCTGCTTCAGCACTACCGCGCCGAACCCGTCGGCGATGAGCAGGCGTGGCGCCGCGAGCTGCTGGAGCACGCCCGCACCCAACCGAACGGATGCGCCGCCGAGCTCGCCTCGGCCGCCCTCGACCCCGGCCACCGGCTGCACGCCGAGTCGCTCGACCGATCGCTGTGGATGATCGAGAACCGGGCCGACTGCGCCGACTTCGAGGCACTGGGACTGCTGCACCTGTGGCACCGGCTGCCCGAGCACACGTGGCCCGAGGCCGTACGCGCGCGGGTGGCCGACGCCCTGCGCGGGTTCAAGTACTGGATCGACCAGCCCGGCCTGGACGCGATGTGCTACTTCACCGAGAACCACCAGCTCGTCTGGCACACCGCCGAGCTGCTGGCCGGCCAGACCTTCGCCGGCGAGGTCTTCGCGAACTCCGGCTGGACCGGCAGACAGCACGCCGAGCACGGCCGGGAGCTCGCCGAGAAGTGGCTCGTGCGCAAGCTCGCGGCCGGATTCAGCGAGTTCGACTCCAACGCCTACGTCGCCGTGGACGTACTCGCGCTGGTCTCCCTGGTCGAGTTCGCCGAGGATGCCAAGCTCGCCGAGCTGGCCGCGGGACTGCTCGACAAGACCCTGTTCACGCTCGCGGTCAACTCGTGGCGCGGCGCCCACGCATGCGCGCACGGCAGGTCGTACGTGCATACCCAGCGCAGTGCGCGGATGGAGGAAACCGCGTCGATCATGTGGGTCTGCTGGGGCACCGGCGCGTTGAACGCCGCCACGCTGCCCGCCACCGTGCTGGCCACCGCCGACCGCTATACCGTGCCCGAGGCGATCGTAGCTGCCGCGCAGGAGCTTCCGGAGGAGTGGACCGGCAGACAGCGCTACGCGGGCGAATACCGCTCGCACCACGATCTGCTGTCCCGGCCGTACGCGTCTGACCTGCTGGTCTACAAGACGCCGGACGCGATGCTGTCCAGCGTGCAGGACTACCGCAGCGGTCTTCCCGGCCTGCAGGAGCACGTCTGGGGTGCCGTCCTCGGGCCGGAGACGCAGGTGCACGTCACCCATCCACCGAGCGCGGCGACGCACTCCTCGGCACGGCCGAACGCGTGGGCGGGACACCGCGTCCTGCCCCGCGCCCGCCAGCACACCGACACCGTCCTGGCGGTCCACGACATCCCGGATGACGACCCGATGGGCTTCACCCACGGCTGGTTCCCGCTGTCCACGATGGATGAATGGACGATGCGAGGTCCGTGGATCGCGGGCAGGCGCGGGGAGGGCTACGTCGCGCTGGCCACCGAAGGCGGCTGCCGCTTCCTGACCAGCGGGCCGAACGCGTGGCAGGAGCTTCGCCCTCGCGGGCCGGGTGTCGCGTGGGTGTGCGTGGTGGGCAGGGCGGCCACCGACGGCTCGTTCGCGGAGTTCGCCGACGCCCTCGGCGAGCCCGACTTCCGGCACGACGGCGTCGAATACTGCACGCGCCACGGCGTGCAGCTGGCTCTGCACCGCCACGGAGCCTTCACGATCGACGGTCGCGTCGCGGACCTGGACGACAACGGACGACCCGCCGAGCTACCGCACCTGGACAACCCCCTGTGCCGGGTCGACTTCGGCGCGCCGGAGATGGTGATCGGGCAGGGCGAGAGGCGGCACGTCATCGACCTGCGCACAGGACGTTCCCTACTCCGATAAGCGCACTGCTGCGCTAGGCGGCTTGATCACATCGCCACGGTCAGTGTCGCGAGTACGGCGATCACAGCGCTGGAGGTGAGTGCGGTGCCCAGTCGGCCGCGGCGGCCGGTGAGCGTGCGCCCCAGCAGTGCTCCGCCACTGGCGATGAGAAGCTGCCAGCTCGCCGACGCGGTGAACGCGGCGGCCACGAAAAGCAACCGCTCCGGCCAGGTGTCCGCGATGCTCGCCTGGCCGCCCACGACCACCGCGACGAAGTAGATGATCGTGGTGGGATTGAGCAGTGTCATCGCCACGAGCGCCGCATACGCGCGGGCAGGACTCAGAGAACCCTCAAAACGTCCGTCTGGCTGGGGATTCCGGTACCGGCGCACCGCGCCGACCGTGATCTGCACGGCCACCCCGACCAGCACGCCGGCTGCGATCCATCGCAGCCCGTCCGCGACAGGTGTGACCACCCGGACCAGCGCGCCGCCGCCGACCACGGCGACCAGCGCGTAGACGCCGTCCACAGTCGCGACGCCGAGCGCCGCGGCCACACCGACACGCCATGAGGTACGGGCAGTCAGCACGACGAGATAGGCACCGACCGCACCGACCGGGATCGCGATCCCGTACCCGGCCACCAGGCCCGCGACGACCGCGGCCGTCACGGCAGCAACGTGTCGCGCCTGCCCGACTGGATCGACTGCTGCTGGTCAGCCACGGACAGCCCACGAGCCAGCAGAGTTACCGGAATGGTCGCAGTCATGGTGCGATCGTGGCTGGTCGATCCTGGCCATCGCAATCCATTTGCCGCTTCAGCCACGCCATCTGTTCGTACACGGTGTCGCCGGGAACGTGGGGCACCCCGCCGGTGATGACGCGCATCGGCTCGCCGGAGTGGATCATCCGCTTGTAGGATTCACGGTCCTTTCAGCGAACAGCGTTCTTCAGACGATCCAGGGCGTCCGGCCACTGTCAGCCTGTCGGCTCTGACGTGCGGTCCTCGGCGCGGGGCCGTGTCCGTCGCCTGAGAACGAGAGGTGGGACTACCAGGGCGAGTGCGGCGATCCCGCCCCAGATGCCCGCGATGGCCCAGCCGGCCCCGGCGAGTGCGAGCACCGGGGTGAAGGTCACCGCGGTCACCTCGACCGGCAGCAGGGGCAGGTAGGCGATGGCGAAGTCCTCCAGCGTCCGGGAGCGCAGGCGCGGGTCGATGATGCGCAGCAACGCCAGGCCGGTGGAGACCGAACCGGTCGCCCAGCCCCAGGTGAAGATCTGCTTCTCGAACCACGCGTCGCCGAGCATGCGCGGCGCGACGCCGAGGCCGAGCAGCAGGCACAGCGCCAGCCCGACGACGAACAGGATGAGCAGCGGCAGCCAGTAGTCGGCGACGAAGCTGGGCACGATGGAGGCGATGCCGCAGACGACGAGCACGTCGGTGGCGCTGCCCGAGATCGACTTGAGCGACTCGGAGTCGACGAGCCGGCGCGTGCGGGTGGCCGACAGCAGCCCGCGCACCACCAGCCCGACCATGAACGCGATCGAGAACAGCGGGAACGACACCGCCGGGATGGCCTCGCCGAGGAGCGTGTTGACCCCGTAGGCCGCCGCGGAGATCACCAGGACGATCGCGGCCTGAAAGCCCAACGACTCGATCGCACCGCCCGAGAAGGTGTGCGTACCGATCGCGGGCCGTTCTCCCTCCGGCCGCAGGACTCCGGTGCGCAGGTGCTCGGGCAGCGCGTCCAGCCCTTCGAACTCCTTGGCGTAGCCGCGTTTCGCCCCGATCTTGGCCTGGATGATGCCGCCGACGATGCCGACCAGCAGCCCGACCGTCGCGGAGGTGAACGCCAGCGACTGCGCTTGCTCCCAGCCGCCTTCGCCGAAGACCGCGCCCATCGCCGCGGCCGAGCCGAACCCACCTGCCCAGCCGGCGAACAGCAGCAGGCCGAACCCGTCGTGCGTGCCGAACAGCGGGCCCAGCACCAGCAGACCGAGCACGACGCCGATGGCGACCTGGGCGGCGTAGAACAGGACGCCGTAGCTCGCGAACCCGGCCACCGAGCGACCGAGCCGCCGGAGGTCCACGTCGTCGGTCAAGGAGAGGCAGGCGAACACGACCACGATGAGCACCGACGAGTACGTGTCGAGCTGCTCGGAGAAGGGCAGCAGCCCCAGTCCCTCGGGGCCGAGCACGAGCCCGAGCACACCGGCGATCACGCTGGCCGGGACCAGCAAGGTCTGGAGCGGTCGCACGGTCGCCCGCAGCGCGGTGCCGACCAGGAGGAGAAGGCCGACGAGGCCGGCGTCCACCAGCAGTGACCAGGGTGAGTAGTCCACGGGCGTACTCCTACGGTGTTGGTGCGGTGCCCTCCGCTACCTGCTCGGCGGGAGGACTGTTCGTGCTGCCGCGGGCGGGGTCGTCCCCTCCGAAGCCGAGTGCTTGCCGGGCTGAGTGGAAGGCGCGTGCGACGACCGGCAGCAGGCCGAGCGGGTCTCCGTCTGCGACCCGGGCGCGCAACGGTGAGCGCGCGGTCGTGCCGGGAAGGGACAGGAAGCGCACGCCGGGCCAGGGCGTGAGCCCGAGGATCTCGGAGACGATCGCCACGCCGAGGCCGGCCGAGACCAGGCCCAGCATCGCCTGCTCGCTCTGCACGTGGGCCACCGGTTCGGCCGAGAACCCGGCTTCGGCGCAGGCCGCGGCGATCGCGTCGAAGGCGACCGGGGCGCGGTCGCGAGCGAACAGCACGATCCGTTCGTTCGCGACGCCGCGCAGGGACGCGGTGCCGGCCTCGGCCAGCGGGTGACCGATCGGCACGGCCAGCAGGAGCCGTTCGTCGGCGAGCACGATGTGGTCGGGTGAGTCGTCGGCCCACTCCCGGAGGATGGCGAGGTCGATGCGCCCGGCCGCGAGGGCGTGCCGCTGCTCGGAGCTGCCGAGGTCGACCACGACGGGGTCCCACTCCGGCAGCTCCGGCAGCAGTGCCGGGAGCAGGGCCGGGAAAGCGGAGGTCACCGCCGCGATCCGGACCGGGGTCCGCCCCGCCTCGCCGCGCACCAGGGTCCTGGTCTCCGCGGCGCGCCGCAGCAGGAAGAGGGCCTCCGGGTAGAGGACGTCGGCGGCGGAGGTCGGCCACA of Saccharopolyspora erythraea contains these proteins:
- a CDS encoding LysR substrate-binding domain-containing protein; protein product: MELRLLRHFVAVYEERSFTAAARRLHTAQPPVSQAIANLEHELGVRLFERTSRSVWPTSAADVLYPEALFLLRRAAETRTLVRGEAGRTPVRIAAVTSAFPALLPALLPELPEWDPVVVDLGSSEQRHALAAGRIDLAILREWADDSPDHIVLADERLLLAVPIGHPLAEAGTASLRGVANERIVLFARDRAPVAFDAIAAACAEAGFSAEPVAHVQSEQAMLGLVSAGLGVAIVSEILGLTPWPGVRFLSLPGTTARSPLRARVADGDPLGLLPVVARAFHSARQALGFGGDDPARGSTNSPPAEQVAEGTAPTP
- a CDS encoding sodium/glutamate symporter, whose translation is MDYSPWSLLVDAGLVGLLLLVGTALRATVRPLQTLLVPASVIAGVLGLVLGPEGLGLLPFSEQLDTYSSVLIVVVFACLSLTDDVDLRRLGRSVAGFASYGVLFYAAQVAIGVVLGLLVLGPLFGTHDGFGLLLFAGWAGGFGSAAAMGAVFGEGGWEQAQSLAFTSATVGLLVGIVGGIIQAKIGAKRGYAKEFEGLDALPEHLRTGVLRPEGERPAIGTHTFSGGAIESLGFQAAIVLVISAAAYGVNTLLGEAIPAVSFPLFSIAFMVGLVVRGLLSATRTRRLVDSESLKSISGSATDVLVVCGIASIVPSFVADYWLPLLILFVVGLALCLLLGLGVAPRMLGDAWFEKQIFTWGWATGSVSTGLALLRIIDPRLRSRTLEDFAIAYLPLLPVEVTAVTFTPVLALAGAGWAIAGIWGGIAALALVVPPLVLRRRTRPRAEDRTSEPTG